Proteins co-encoded in one Metabacillus sp. KUDC1714 genomic window:
- a CDS encoding ABC transporter substrate-binding protein, with amino-acid sequence MKKALLLALIFVFLFTFTACSSESKTKTGDGGGSGEESITLRVAWWGSQTRHEYTTKVIEMYEKENPNVNIKAEFAYWDDYWRKLAPMAAANELPDVFQMDMAYLSQYGEIGLLENLTPYIEDETIDVSSIDESVLTSGKIGDKMYGFTLGINVLSVITNDDILQKSEINIDGNSWTWSDMEQVALDIRKKANVYGSNGMSPPDIFFPYYLRTKGEKFYKEDGTGLAYTDDQLFVDYFERQVRLIDGHAFPTPDEGAAVRGVEDDFIVKGTSAITWNYSNQYAAFDQLTDAPLTLHLPPEHLENKALFLKPSMLFSVPKSSKHKDEAAKFINFFVNNVAANKLIKGERGVPVSTKVSEAIKPELTEGESKIVKYVEDAKKITSEYYPPDPIGSGEVMKALKDISDQILFKKITPEEGAKKFRAQADNILQGK; translated from the coding sequence GTGAAAAAAGCTTTGCTTTTAGCCCTAATTTTTGTGTTTTTGTTTACTTTCACTGCATGTAGTTCAGAGAGTAAAACGAAGACAGGTGATGGTGGAGGAAGTGGAGAAGAGAGCATAACATTAAGAGTTGCATGGTGGGGAAGTCAAACTCGGCATGAATATACAACAAAGGTTATCGAAATGTATGAAAAGGAAAATCCAAATGTTAATATCAAAGCAGAATTTGCATACTGGGATGATTATTGGAGAAAGCTTGCTCCAATGGCTGCTGCAAATGAGCTTCCTGATGTTTTTCAAATGGATATGGCGTATTTATCTCAATATGGTGAAATCGGATTGTTAGAAAATTTAACACCATATATAGAGGACGAAACGATTGATGTTTCATCAATTGATGAAAGTGTTTTAACCAGTGGAAAAATAGGTGACAAAATGTACGGTTTTACACTTGGTATTAATGTTTTATCTGTAATTACAAATGATGATATATTGCAGAAGTCTGAAATCAATATCGATGGAAATAGTTGGACTTGGAGTGATATGGAACAAGTTGCACTAGATATTAGGAAAAAAGCAAATGTATACGGATCAAATGGGATGAGTCCACCAGATATTTTTTTCCCTTACTATTTAAGAACAAAAGGTGAAAAATTCTATAAAGAAGATGGAACAGGTCTTGCTTATACTGATGATCAATTATTTGTCGATTATTTCGAAAGACAAGTAAGGCTTATTGATGGACATGCATTTCCAACCCCTGATGAAGGGGCAGCAGTTCGAGGTGTGGAGGATGACTTTATTGTAAAAGGGACTTCTGCGATTACTTGGAATTATTCAAACCAGTATGCAGCTTTTGATCAATTAACAGATGCACCATTAACACTGCATCTACCACCTGAGCATCTTGAAAATAAAGCGTTATTTTTAAAACCAAGTATGCTTTTCTCTGTTCCTAAGAGCTCAAAGCATAAGGATGAAGCCGCTAAATTTATTAACTTCTTCGTAAATAATGTTGCCGCAAATAAATTAATTAAAGGTGAACGCGGTGTACCTGTTTCCACAAAAGTATCTGAAGCTATTAAACCAGAGCTTACAGAGGGTGAATCAAAAATTGTTAAATATGTAGAAGATGCAAAAAAAATAACGAGTGAATATTATCCACCAGATCCAATTGGAAGTGGAGAAGTTATGAAAGCGCTAAAAGATATTTCAGACCAAATTTTATTTAAAAAAATTACGCCTGAAGAAGGTGCAAAAAAATTCAGAGCCCAGGCAGATAATATTTTACAAGGTAAGTAG
- a CDS encoding LacI family DNA-binding transcriptional regulator — MAVTIKDIAKLANVSHTTVSRALNNSPLIKDKTKQKIVEIANQLNYSPDVHARSLVLQKSYTIGLFLTSLVNGTSSSFLAETIKGVHTVIDENYNLFVRGIQDFQSFSSITRKRFDGIILMSQSDVDNAFIYHVLEQKIPLVILNRKVEDRSIINILSNDCEGAYEAVSLFIKNGHQNIAIIEGTSEFRSSQERKEGYLNALIDHNVPILQQYMVKGNYDMESGYEAMKKLLSLNSPPTAVFCSNDDMAIGAMKAINEAGLVVPTQMSIIGFDDIGFSEYTTPALTTVKRPIEQISIVGAKKLLELMDEDVGEAAPIYLTTNLVNRQTVDGPRVVQ, encoded by the coding sequence GTGGCAGTTACAATTAAAGATATTGCTAAGTTAGCAAATGTTTCACATACAACAGTTTCTAGAGCACTTAACAATAGTCCATTAATAAAAGATAAGACAAAACAAAAAATCGTTGAGATAGCAAACCAACTTAACTATTCACCTGATGTGCATGCTCGAAGTCTTGTTCTGCAAAAGTCGTATACAATTGGATTATTTTTAACTAGCTTAGTTAATGGTACATCTTCAAGTTTTCTAGCTGAAACCATCAAAGGTGTCCATACGGTTATTGATGAAAATTATAATTTATTTGTGAGAGGAATCCAGGATTTTCAATCTTTTTCATCTATCACTCGAAAAAGATTTGATGGAATTATCTTGATGAGCCAAAGTGATGTGGATAACGCGTTTATCTATCATGTTTTAGAGCAAAAAATCCCACTTGTGATTTTAAATCGCAAGGTTGAGGATCGATCAATCATCAATATTTTATCTAATGATTGTGAAGGAGCTTATGAAGCCGTTAGTTTGTTCATTAAGAATGGCCATCAGAATATTGCTATTATTGAAGGCACATCAGAATTTCGCTCATCACAAGAACGAAAAGAAGGTTATTTAAATGCTCTGATTGATCATAATGTACCTATTCTTCAGCAGTATATGGTGAAAGGGAATTATGATATGGAAAGCGGCTATGAGGCGATGAAAAAATTATTATCACTAAATAGTCCACCTACTGCGGTGTTTTGTTCAAATGATGATATGGCAATTGGAGCAATGAAAGCAATCAACGAAGCAGGACTTGTCGTACCAACGCAAATGTCCATTATTGGCTTCGATGATATTGGCTTTTCTGAATATACGACACCAGCTCTAACTACAGTTAAAAGACCGATTGAACAAATTAGTATAGTTGGTGCAAAAAAGCTATTAGAATTAATGGATGAAGATGTGGGAGAAGCTGCTCCAATATACTTAACAACTAACTTAGTCAATCGTCAAACTGTCGATGGACCTCGCGTAGTACAATAA
- a CDS encoding YesL family protein has translation METTGFMGGLNSILEWISRLALLNLLWIFFSLLGFIIFGFFPATAAMFAVVRKWALGEMEIPVFKTFWSSYKKEFIKGNILGSIIMLMGVVLLIDFLFLQLAAQSIQNLLLVPFYIISIIFVCMLFYIFPMFVHYEMKTFDIIKNSFFVMIYNPFATLLILVGSVGLLLLLSYAPPLLIICSGNVLALAITKPANNAFNKMNRKHQTILKNSKSNVISERGF, from the coding sequence ATGGAAACAACAGGATTTATGGGTGGGTTAAACAGTATTCTGGAATGGATTTCAAGGTTAGCTCTTTTGAATCTTTTATGGATATTCTTTTCACTGCTTGGATTCATTATTTTTGGCTTCTTTCCTGCAACGGCAGCAATGTTTGCTGTCGTTCGTAAATGGGCATTAGGTGAAATGGAAATTCCCGTTTTTAAAACATTCTGGAGTTCATATAAAAAGGAGTTTATAAAAGGCAATATTCTCGGGTCAATTATTATGTTAATGGGTGTTGTATTACTGATTGATTTTCTTTTCCTACAACTAGCTGCACAGTCAATCCAGAATCTTTTATTAGTTCCATTTTACATTATTTCAATTATATTTGTTTGTATGCTATTTTATATTTTTCCTATGTTTGTTCATTATGAGATGAAGACCTTTGATATAATAAAAAATTCATTTTTTGTTATGATTTACAATCCATTTGCTACTCTTTTGATTCTAGTAGGTAGTGTTGGATTATTATTATTACTTTCATACGCTCCCCCTCTACTTATAATCTGTAGTGGTAATGTTTTAGCATTAGCAATCACGAAGCCTGCAAACAACGCCTTCAATAAAATGAATCGAAAGCACCAAACAATATTGAAAAATAGTAAATCGAACGTAATTAGCGAAAGAGGATTTTGA
- a CDS encoding beta-galactosidase gives MSNKLYHGAAYYPELWNEEAIENDINLMIEAGINVIRMGEFAWSIIEKEEGKIDVSFFNSMINKLSNHGIETIMCTPTPTPPIWLTHNHPERMYVDADGRVMGHGSRQHVCTNNAYFRERAAIITEEIAKSVGNLPGVIGWQIDNEFKCHVSECMCTTCKTLWHEWLEKRYGTIDELNEAWGTHIWSQHYHQFDQVPQPHPAPFLHNSSLKTMYQLFSYEKIAEFSDEQAAIIRKHSQAPITHNSTTFFHVDNERLYENLDFASFDTYAEQNNFASYLFNCDLWRNFKKGKDFWIMETSPSYSASLENYAVPHPNGYLKAEAVAAYALGAEAFCYWLWRQQRTGCEQPHGSVISAWGKPTVGFENVMEVEKARKEIESVILSTKPIQAEVAITYSDIAKAFIKTEPHKGLDYRSLMIDYYEKILSIGYHRDLIPEQANLNGYKLLFTPFVHYLSPNYISQAEKFVEEGGIWIVGPLSGGRTINHTIHTDAALGELDQLAGVETLFTYPMDGTESIGEFMETSATLGIWSSVFQPKEGKSVGIIKNGLSAGKAFLTENRRGKGKIVMLGSLPIGEQGDFLLKKCFNHYAEEANVTLKTDVSKGTIVAPRQGNGYLVWIIVNMDGMGGTFTLPYDGIDELSNEYISNRECEIEPFQYKIIRFTND, from the coding sequence ATGAGCAATAAACTATACCATGGAGCTGCGTACTATCCCGAATTATGGAATGAAGAAGCAATAGAAAACGATATAAACTTAATGATTGAAGCTGGTATAAATGTTATCAGAATGGGTGAATTTGCTTGGTCAATCATTGAAAAGGAAGAAGGGAAGATTGATGTTAGTTTCTTCAATTCCATGATTAATAAATTGAGTAATCATGGAATTGAAACAATCATGTGTACACCAACACCTACCCCGCCAATTTGGTTAACCCACAATCACCCAGAAAGAATGTATGTTGATGCAGACGGACGGGTGATGGGACACGGTTCTCGTCAGCATGTTTGTACGAATAATGCTTATTTTCGTGAAAGAGCTGCGATTATTACTGAGGAAATTGCAAAGTCAGTTGGAAATCTTCCCGGAGTAATAGGTTGGCAAATCGACAATGAATTTAAATGTCATGTAAGTGAATGTATGTGTACAACATGTAAGACACTTTGGCATGAATGGTTAGAAAAACGCTATGGAACAATTGATGAATTAAATGAAGCATGGGGAACCCATATTTGGAGCCAACATTATCATCAATTTGACCAAGTTCCACAACCTCATCCGGCACCTTTTCTACATAATTCATCGTTAAAGACAATGTATCAGCTATTTTCATATGAAAAAATTGCTGAATTTTCAGATGAACAAGCAGCAATTATCCGTAAACATTCTCAAGCACCGATCACACATAATAGTACAACCTTTTTTCATGTTGATAATGAGCGACTTTACGAAAACCTGGATTTCGCGTCATTTGATACGTATGCAGAACAAAATAATTTTGCTTCCTATTTATTTAACTGTGATTTGTGGCGGAATTTTAAGAAGGGCAAAGATTTTTGGATTATGGAAACCAGCCCATCTTATAGCGCTTCACTAGAAAACTATGCTGTTCCACATCCAAATGGCTATCTTAAAGCAGAGGCTGTTGCGGCTTATGCATTAGGAGCAGAGGCCTTTTGTTATTGGCTTTGGAGACAGCAACGCACTGGATGTGAACAACCACATGGATCTGTTATTAGTGCATGGGGAAAACCTACAGTTGGCTTTGAGAATGTAATGGAAGTAGAGAAGGCAAGAAAAGAAATAGAGTCTGTTATCCTGTCTACAAAACCCATTCAAGCTGAAGTGGCAATTACCTATTCAGATATCGCGAAGGCTTTTATAAAAACAGAGCCACATAAAGGCTTAGATTATCGATCACTTATGATTGATTATTATGAGAAAATTTTATCAATTGGTTACCATCGTGACCTTATTCCTGAACAAGCGAATTTAAATGGGTATAAATTACTGTTCACTCCATTTGTTCACTATTTATCGCCAAATTATATTTCGCAAGCAGAAAAATTTGTTGAGGAAGGAGGAATATGGATTGTTGGACCGCTTTCAGGTGGTAGAACGATAAATCATACGATTCATACAGATGCTGCATTAGGGGAGTTAGATCAACTTGCCGGTGTAGAAACACTATTTACGTATCCTATGGATGGTACTGAATCAATTGGAGAGTTTATGGAAACCAGCGCAACTTTAGGAATATGGAGTTCGGTATTTCAACCAAAAGAAGGAAAGTCAGTAGGCATTATTAAGAATGGACTCTCTGCAGGAAAAGCATTCTTAACAGAAAATAGGCGTGGAAAAGGCAAAATTGTTATGTTAGGATCTTTACCAATAGGTGAGCAAGGAGACTTTTTATTGAAGAAATGTTTCAATCATTATGCTGAAGAAGCTAATGTTACTTTGAAGACAGATGTATCAAAAGGGACAATCGTAGCGCCAAGACAAGGAAATGGATATCTAGTATGGATTATTGTCAATATGGATGGTATGGGCGGAACATTTACTCTCCCATATGATGGAATTGATGAATTATCAAATGAATATATTTCGAATAGGGAATGTGAAATCGAACCATTTCAATATAAGATAATTCGGTTTACAAATGATTGA
- the uxaC gene encoding glucuronate isomerase, with protein MQTFMGENFLLTNDVAVTLYHQYAKDLSIIDYHCHLSPQEIYENKQFKNITEAWLYGDHYKWRAMRANGIEEKFITGNASDYDKFLAWAKTIPMTIGNPLYNWTHLELQRFFGIYDILNEKSAPMIWEKVNQLLNSEEFTVRELIKKSGVEVICTTDDPVDSLEYHQKLNATDDFQVRVLPSFRPDKGLEINRDQFVAWVESLSMISNTTINNYDDFLTALESRVDFFHELGGRVSDHAIDTMMFADADKIEVDRIFKQALAGEKVSLEDEKKYKSYTLVFLGKKYSSLGWAMQLHINALRNNNSRMLRELGPDTGYDGMNDDLVAKPLCQFLDRLESENALPKTIVYSLNPRDNNVLASLIGSFQGGGIRGKMQFGTAWWYNDQKDGMLDQMKTLANIGLFSQFIGMLTDSRSFLSYTRHEYFRRLICQLIGEWVANGEVPNDPDMLGEIVQGISYYNAKEYFQFNGVLELEKG; from the coding sequence TTGCAAACATTCATGGGAGAAAATTTTTTATTAACAAATGATGTGGCTGTTACTTTATATCACCAATATGCTAAGGACTTATCAATTATTGATTATCACTGTCATTTAAGTCCTCAAGAAATTTATGAAAATAAACAGTTTAAAAATATAACTGAGGCCTGGTTATATGGGGACCATTATAAGTGGAGAGCAATGAGAGCGAATGGAATTGAAGAAAAATTTATCACGGGTAATGCGAGTGATTATGATAAATTCCTAGCATGGGCAAAAACGATACCAATGACTATTGGGAATCCTCTTTATAATTGGACACATCTAGAGCTGCAACGATTTTTCGGTATTTACGACATTTTAAATGAAAAAAGTGCACCGATGATATGGGAAAAGGTAAATCAATTATTGAACAGTGAAGAATTTACCGTAAGAGAGCTTATTAAAAAGTCTGGTGTCGAAGTCATTTGCACTACAGATGACCCTGTTGATTCACTAGAATATCATCAGAAGTTAAATGCAACAGACGATTTCCAAGTTCGTGTTTTACCAAGCTTTAGACCTGATAAAGGCTTAGAAATAAACCGAGATCAATTTGTTGCATGGGTTGAAAGCCTTTCCATGATTTCGAATACAACAATTAACAATTATGATGATTTTTTAACCGCACTAGAATCAAGAGTAGACTTTTTCCATGAACTTGGAGGAAGAGTATCAGATCATGCGATTGACACGATGATGTTTGCTGATGCAGACAAAATTGAAGTTGATAGAATCTTTAAACAAGCTTTAGCGGGTGAAAAGGTAAGTCTTGAGGATGAAAAGAAATATAAGTCTTATACATTAGTATTCTTAGGAAAGAAATATTCTAGCCTAGGCTGGGCGATGCAATTACATATTAACGCTCTACGAAATAATAATAGTAGAATGTTAAGGGAGCTAGGGCCAGATACTGGATATGATGGTATGAATGATGATCTTGTTGCAAAGCCTTTATGCCAATTCCTTGATCGATTGGAAAGTGAGAATGCACTACCAAAAACGATTGTTTATTCACTTAACCCAAGAGATAACAATGTGCTTGCAAGCTTGATTGGTAGCTTCCAAGGTGGAGGAATTCGAGGTAAAATGCAGTTTGGAACTGCATGGTGGTACAATGATCAGAAGGACGGTATGTTAGATCAAATGAAGACGCTTGCGAATATTGGGCTATTTAGTCAATTTATTGGTATGCTTACAGATTCTAGAAGTTTTCTTTCTTATACAAGACATGAATATTTTAGAAGACTTATCTGTCAATTAATTGGGGAATGGGTGGCAAATGGTGAAGTACCGAATGATCCTGACATGCTAGGTGAAATTGTGCAAGGTATTTCATATTACAATGCGAAAGAATACTTTCAATTTAACGGTGTCTTGGAACTAGAAAAAGGATAA
- a CDS encoding rhamnogalacturonan acetylesterase, whose translation MDLKRQAIYLAGDSTVANCPKHEAPMAGWGQVFQTFFNEKIIVFNEALGGRSSNSFIEEGRLRTILEHIQPNDYLFIQFGHNDQKFYGTEPYSTYQYYLSQYITGAREKGAHPILLTSVHRRKFDKNGKLENTLGEYPLAMIQLAERKNVPLIDLWSKTKSLYEALGEEESRKLFTMFLPNKHPNYPDGIEDNTHFCEAGAYEIAKLVIEGIKELELSIGSYITD comes from the coding sequence ATGGATTTGAAGAGACAAGCGATCTATTTAGCAGGTGATTCAACTGTGGCAAACTGTCCAAAGCATGAAGCTCCAATGGCTGGATGGGGTCAAGTTTTTCAAACCTTTTTTAATGAAAAAATTATTGTTTTTAACGAAGCTCTTGGTGGAAGAAGCTCAAATAGTTTCATAGAGGAAGGAAGACTCAGGACAATACTAGAACACATTCAGCCAAACGATTACTTATTCATTCAATTCGGACATAATGATCAAAAATTTTATGGGACAGAGCCGTATAGCACATATCAATACTATTTAAGTCAATATATAACTGGTGCTCGTGAAAAAGGAGCACATCCAATCCTGCTTACATCCGTACATCGTCGTAAGTTTGATAAAAATGGAAAACTCGAAAATACATTAGGAGAATATCCTTTAGCCATGATCCAATTAGCTGAAAGGAAGAATGTACCATTAATTGATTTATGGTCAAAAACAAAAAGCCTTTATGAAGCTTTGGGAGAAGAAGAATCACGGAAATTATTTACGATGTTCCTGCCAAATAAACATCCAAACTATCCTGATGGGATTGAGGATAATACCCATTTTTGCGAAGCTGGAGCCTATGAAATAGCAAAGCTCGTCATTGAAGGAATAAAAGAATTAGAATTATCGATTGGATCATATATAACTGACTAA
- a CDS encoding tagaturonate reductase: MQNLTKELVDNDQLYPEKVLQFGTGNFLRAFTDWQIHEMNKQNLFNGCVVVVQSTSNGTVDTINEQDGLYTLYLQGIKDQKPVSEHEVISSVSRGINLVNNYGEYLAMAKNPELRFIISNTTEAGITFQVEDQLHDRPQKSFPGKLTAFLYERFQVFKGDPSKGFIIFPCELIEENGKELKRIVLQYAHTWNLETEFIDWVVDANTFCNTLVDRIVPGFPKDTIKEKTEELGYIDKLVVVGEQFHLFVIEGPEFVKDEFPAEKAGLNVHVVDDLSSYRLKKVKILNGAHTLMTPVAYLYGLNTVSEAVTTDIMKEYVEDTILNEILPTLSFSKEELTQFTEDVLNRFKNPFIHHYLSSIALNSISKFKARILPTLLDFVDQFGKLPKGIVFSLSALIYFYKGKRGTEEIDLVDDEVTLTLFKELWSNCDESEMKIGDLVSNILADERLWGLNLNEIPNLTESVTRNVVTIAELGMTEALKQLPHLKGEYNESVY; this comes from the coding sequence TTGCAAAATTTAACTAAAGAGTTAGTGGACAATGATCAATTATATCCAGAAAAAGTGCTGCAATTTGGTACTGGCAATTTTCTAAGAGCTTTTACAGATTGGCAAATTCACGAAATGAATAAGCAGAATTTATTTAATGGTTGTGTTGTCGTTGTGCAGTCAACATCGAACGGAACTGTTGATACGATAAACGAACAAGATGGACTATATACCTTATATTTGCAAGGTATTAAAGATCAAAAACCGGTTAGTGAACATGAAGTAATTAGTAGTGTGAGCAGAGGGATAAATTTAGTCAATAATTATGGTGAATATTTAGCAATGGCAAAAAATCCAGAACTACGTTTTATTATCTCAAATACGACTGAGGCTGGTATTACATTTCAAGTGGAGGATCAACTTCATGATCGACCACAAAAAAGCTTTCCCGGTAAGTTAACAGCATTTTTGTATGAAAGGTTTCAAGTTTTTAAAGGTGACCCTTCCAAAGGGTTTATCATTTTTCCATGTGAGTTGATTGAGGAAAATGGAAAGGAATTAAAAAGAATCGTTTTGCAATATGCTCACACTTGGAACTTAGAAACTGAATTTATTGATTGGGTCGTAGATGCGAATACCTTTTGCAATACATTAGTCGATCGAATCGTACCAGGATTTCCTAAGGATACAATTAAAGAAAAAACAGAAGAACTTGGTTATATAGATAAGCTAGTTGTTGTTGGCGAGCAGTTTCACTTGTTTGTTATTGAAGGTCCAGAGTTTGTTAAAGATGAATTTCCAGCTGAAAAAGCAGGATTAAATGTCCATGTAGTCGACGACTTAAGCTCCTACAGATTGAAGAAGGTAAAAATATTGAATGGTGCACATACTTTGATGACACCTGTTGCCTATTTATATGGTTTAAACACAGTAAGTGAAGCAGTTACGACAGACATTATGAAGGAATATGTCGAGGACACAATCTTAAACGAAATTCTTCCGACATTATCCTTTTCCAAAGAAGAGCTTACCCAATTTACGGAGGATGTCTTAAATCGATTTAAAAATCCTTTTATTCATCATTATTTATCAAGTATTGCATTAAATTCCATCTCAAAATTTAAAGCTAGGATCTTACCGACACTACTCGACTTTGTAGATCAGTTTGGAAAGCTGCCAAAAGGTATCGTTTTTTCATTAAGTGCTCTGATCTATTTCTACAAGGGAAAACGTGGAACTGAAGAAATTGACCTAGTTGATGATGAAGTGACATTAACTTTATTTAAAGAATTATGGAGCAACTGTGATGAAAGTGAAATGAAAATTGGAGATCTTGTTTCAAATATTTTGGCTGATGAAAGACTTTGGGGATTAAATTTAAATGAGATACCCAACTTAACCGAATCGGTAACACGAAATGTAGTAACAATTGCTGAATTGGGTATGACTGAGGCTCTTAAACAATTACCACACTTAAAGGGTGAATATAATGAAAGCGTTTATTAA
- a CDS encoding glycoside hydrolase family 88/105 protein — protein sequence MPKLQFDEAEIRQLIDLVVERTFQMDFNWDWPGGVAFYGVAEAYEATEKQEYIDLLKSWVDEWLEDGLPKLSINGVSIGHALITLFNVTEDEKYLIVIKDMADYLQNDAPRFADGVFQHTVNSVKDVFPEQAWVDTMMMAGLFLLRVGKLLNREDYVEDGLKQYHGHEDFLQDPMTNLYYHGWDNIAKNHMSSIYWARGNGWAALTMAKALELVEVQHPSYMIIDCSLRDQLSTLVRLQAESGLWHTIVDDPTSYLEVSGSSAIAAAILTRGTLYNKYTQKAISGILNEIEEDGKVSKVSAGTAVMKDAVGYKNVPYKRIQGWGQGLALVFLAELLKTSKLVYR from the coding sequence ATGCCAAAACTTCAATTTGATGAAGCGGAAATTCGTCAACTAATCGATCTTGTAGTGGAACGTACATTTCAAATGGATTTTAACTGGGATTGGCCTGGTGGTGTTGCTTTTTATGGAGTTGCAGAAGCATATGAAGCAACAGAAAAACAAGAATATATCGATCTATTAAAATCATGGGTGGATGAATGGCTTGAAGATGGATTACCAAAGTTATCAATTAATGGTGTATCGATCGGACATGCACTTATTACACTTTTTAACGTTACAGAAGATGAGAAATATTTAATTGTAATAAAAGATATGGCAGATTACCTTCAAAATGATGCTCCAAGATTTGCTGATGGAGTATTTCAACATACTGTTAACTCAGTGAAGGATGTTTTTCCAGAACAGGCTTGGGTCGATACGATGATGATGGCAGGGCTATTTTTATTACGTGTTGGAAAACTACTAAATCGAGAGGATTATGTTGAAGACGGACTTAAGCAATATCATGGCCATGAAGACTTCCTTCAAGATCCAATGACAAATCTTTATTATCATGGATGGGACAATATTGCCAAAAATCATATGTCATCAATTTACTGGGCTCGTGGAAATGGTTGGGCTGCATTAACAATGGCAAAAGCATTGGAGTTAGTTGAGGTTCAGCATCCGTCTTATATGATCATCGATTGCTCATTAAGAGATCAATTAAGTACACTTGTTAGACTCCAGGCTGAATCAGGTTTATGGCACACCATTGTTGATGACCCAACATCATATCTTGAAGTATCAGGTTCATCAGCCATTGCAGCTGCCATTCTTACTAGAGGTACCCTATATAATAAATACACCCAAAAAGCAATCAGTGGAATATTAAATGAAATTGAAGAAGATGGAAAAGTGTCTAAAGTTTCAGCTGGTACGGCTGTAATGAAGGATGCGGTTGGATATAAAAATGTACCGTATAAACGTATTCAAGGATGGGGTCAAGGGTTAGCACTCGTTTTTTTAGCAGAATTATTAAAGACTAGTAAACTTGTTTACAGGTAA